In Crassostrea angulata isolate pt1a10 chromosome 6, ASM2561291v2, whole genome shotgun sequence, a genomic segment contains:
- the LOC128187136 gene encoding T-box transcription factor TBX1-like, with product MDITGPLSVRANAFSIASLMSGPFSDSVFNSLGYPGPSGQYGADCLVEWGNCGYPPGMKSMEACLLNAGTGRPFYDSARYEYQDVISRTHGDNSENCAKHSQDSDFLKGDQTCKTGDSCSENLPDDKGELSKKPLHPKLLNVSAHLEMKSLWDEFDELGTEMIVTKAGRRMFPTFQVRLYGLDHMADYMVMMDFVPCDDKRYRYSFHSSSWVVAGKADPHMPGRIHVHPDSPAKGSQWMKQVVSFDKLKLTNNLMDDNGHIILNSMHKYQPRCHVVYVNPKSEDCSLTENFKTYIFPETKFMAVTAYQNHRITQLKIASNPFAKGFRDVDPNECMVDVISQLNPCSRPRNHNRPSSLAYVNGGSSKRRTSEEKGSESEDSCLSPNSTASGSGASPLRLPTRPNYTQDGYAYTPYSHETYMMAPKSRISPYTRTLDYPSYHHARMKEFYQGTNSCGYNF from the exons ATGGATATCACGGGACCTCTGTCTGTTCGCGCGAACGCATTCAGCATCGCCTCCCTCATGTCGGGACCTTTCTCTGACTCGGTCTTCAACTCGCTCGGATATCCCGGACCCTCGGGCCAATACGGCGCTGATTGTCTCGTGGAGTGGGGGAATTGTGGGTATCCCCCGGGTATGAAGAGTATGGAGG ccTGTCTTTTAAATGCGGGGACCGGGAGACCGTTCTATGATTCTGCGAGGTACGAATATCAAGATGTGATATCGAGAACTCACGGTGACAATTCCGAAAACTGTGCCAAACATTCCCAAGACTCGGACTTCTTAAAAGGTGATCAGACGTGCAAAACAGGTGACTCTTGCTCGGAGAACTTACCTGACGATAAAGGTGAGCTGTCCAAGAAACCCCTGCATCCCAAACTTCTGAACGTGAGCGCGCACCTGGAGATGAAGTCACTGTGGGACGAGTTTGATGAGCTGGGGACGGAAATGATCGTCACCAAAGCCGGCAG GAGGATGTTTCCGACGTTCCAGGTCCGTCTGTACGGTCTGGATCACATGGCGGACTACATGGTGATGATGGACTTCGTCCCGTGTGACGACAAACGCTATAGGTACTCCTTCCATAGCTCCAGCTGGGTGGTGGCGGGCAAGGCCGACCCACACATGCCCGGCAGAATACACGTGCATCCAGACTCACCCGCCAAAGGCTCGCAGTGGATGAAGCAAGTGGTGTCGTTTGACAAATTGAAACTCACAAATAATTTAATGGACGACAACGGTCAT ATCATCCTGAATTCTATGCACAAGTATCAGCCTCGATGTCATGTTGTTTATGTAAATCCGAAATCCGAAGACTGTTCCCTGACAGAAAACTTTAAGACGTACATCTTCCCAGAGACGAAGTTCATGGCGGTCACGGCGTATCAGAACCATCGG ATAACTCAGTTGAAAATCGCCAGTAACCCGTTTGCCAAGGGTTTTCGAGACGTCGATCCAAATGAATG TATGGTGGACGTGATCTCACAATTAAACCCCTGTTCTCGACCTAGAAACCACAACAGACCCAGTTCCCTGGCGTACGTGAACGGGGGGTCATCAAAACGCCGCACCTCCGAGGAAAAAG GATCGGAATCCGAGGACTCTTGTTTGTCTCCAAACAGCACCGCTTCCGGAAGTGGCGCGTCACCGCTGCGCCTTCCCACCAGACCGAACTACACCCAGGATGGATATGCATACACGCCTTACAGCCATGAAACCTACATGATGGCTCCCAAAAGTCGAATCTCCCCGTACACTCGGACCCTGGACTACCCCTCCTATCACCACGCCCGGATGAAGGAGTTTTACCAAGGCACGAACTCTTGTGGCTATAATTTCTGA